DNA from Rhodopirellula bahusiensis:
CTTGGTACCGTAGGGCTTGATCCGAACGCAGGTGATGTCGATTCCCTGCGATCGCAGCCATAGGACCGACGTCGTTATCTCTTTGGAAAACTCGGCGGATGCCAAAACGATCCGTACGTTGTTTCCGAAGTCATCTTCGCAGGGTTCATCCCAACCGAGGAAGTTGAGAATGACATCTCTCGCTGATCGATTGTCTCCGCGTTTCGCAAGGTAGTTCGTGAAAGTCTTTTCCGCGTCCGTGAAGGTCATGGCACTGACCATGGCCGCGTACCGGAGTGACTGTAACTCCATGTGCCCACCATCTTCGGATCGCTTCAGTTCGACGACAACGACGTTCGCATTTCGATCGATGGCAAGCAAGTCGATTCGTCGCTTGCTGTCGTCCCAATCGCTGAACTCTTCAGAGATCACGAGCAGGTCCGGCGATGCTACGAGTGGGTCCGGATTGAGAATTTCTATCCGATCTTGCAGCAAACGCTGCAGGTCAGCCCGTTCGGAGATTTGGACCTCGGCAAAGCTGGTTTTCGGGAGAGCCACGATGTCATCTTGGGTGTACCGATAAATGGTCATCTTGTTCAGGAAGCACTTGCGTAGAGTTGGGTTTCTAAATCTTTGAGCGCCGCGAGATAGGCATCTTTGCCGCCGAATAGTTTGATGATTTCGACGGGCGTTCCCATGTCGTCGAGTGGGTCAACTTTGAGCACGTCCATGCTCTCGATCGCGAGGATGCCTTGGTTGGCGTATTTTTCCAGCAAGGCTTCTAGCACTGCCCGTGCCTGCGTTCCGTATTTGGTGAAGTAGTCTCGCTTCTTGACGTTCTCGGCTCTCTCCCGCCGTGTCAGGGGTGGTTGTCCGTACACGACGTGACACAGCAGGTCGAATGGGTCGAGGTCTTTGCCGACGTCATCCGCGAGTGCCTCAAAGAGAACGCCCTGTTCCTCGAACTCGGACATGATCGCGGCTTTCTTGTCGGCAGCATTCCAGGTCAGAAGGAACTCGTCCATGGAGGCGAATCGCGACATGACCTTTTTCTTGGTGTAGTCGCGAAGGGATTCGGTGATGAGTTTGCCGTCCGGGCCGTAGTACTGGATTCGCTCAGCGACGACGCTCACCTCGGTGTCCAGGACATAGTATTTCTTGACTCCTGGCTGCGGTGGTGGCGGATCATCGCCGTCGGTGTCGCCCTCGCTTGGATCGCCATCGGTGCCCTTGCCACCGGACAGGGGATCGTAGTCTTCGTCTGGGATCGGATCCCCATCGAAGTCGGGATCGGCGAACAGCTCGGTGGCCTTTTTGAAGTCCATGATCGTAAAGAAGAGTTTGTCGTAGTCTTCGTCGATCCGGGTTCCCCGGCCGATGATCTGCTTGAACTCGGTCATCGACTGAATCCGTTGGTCGAGAACGACGAGTTTGCAGGTCTTGGCATCCACGCCCGTTGTCATCAGCTTCGATGTCGTCGCGATGACGGGATAACGGGACTCTGGATCGATGAAGAAGTCCAGTTGCTCTTTGCCTTCTTTGTTGTCCCCTGTAATTCGGACGACGTAGCGGTCGTCTTCACCGACCAATTCAGGGTTGCAGTTGACTAAGGCTTGACGCATCCGTTCGGCATGGTCGATGTCATCGCAGAACACGATGGTTTTGTCGTAGGGGTTGGTCGCTTGTAGAAACTCGGTGATCCGCTGGGCGACGAGCTGGGTGCGTGGCTCCAGAACGAGAGATTTGTCGAAGTCCTTTTGATTGTAGATTCGATCTTCGATGAGATTTCCGTGCTTATCCAATTGTCCTTTGGTGGGGCGCCA
Protein-coding regions in this window:
- the hsdR gene encoding EcoAI/FtnUII family type I restriction enzme subunit R: MDSIDKKSLSERDICTQFITPNITAAGWDLHAQVREEVTFTDGRVIVKGRSTARGPKKRADYVLYYKPGIPLAIVEAKDNKHTVGAGMQQALSYSHEDCLDVPFAISSNGDGFLIHDRTRTYPETEFEIPLGQFPTPDDLWQRYLRWRGIDDQAEQIVDQDFHDDGSGKSPRYYQTKAINRSVEAIASGKDRVLLVMATGTGKTYTAFQIIWRLWKSGAKKRILFLADRNILVDQTKTNDFKPFGGAMTKIRNRKADKSFEIFLSLYQAITGPEESDKVYKEFSPDFFDLIVIDECHRGSAKDDSAWREVLDYFSSATHLGMTATPKETQYVSNIHYFGDPIYTYSLRQGIDDGFLAPYKVIRVDIDKDLQGWRPTKGQLDKHGNLIEDRIYNQKDFDKSLVLEPRTQLVAQRITEFLQATNPYDKTIVFCDDIDHAERMRQALVNCNPELVGEDDRYVVRITGDNKEGKEQLDFFIDPESRYPVIATTSKLMTTGVDAKTCKLVVLDQRIQSMTEFKQIIGRGTRIDEDYDKLFFTIMDFKKATELFADPDFDGDPIPDEDYDPLSGGKGTDGDPSEGDTDGDDPPPPQPGVKKYYVLDTEVSVVAERIQYYGPDGKLITESLRDYTKKKVMSRFASMDEFLLTWNAADKKAAIMSEFEEQGVLFEALADDVGKDLDPFDLLCHVVYGQPPLTRRERAENVKKRDYFTKYGTQARAVLEALLEKYANQGILAIESMDVLKVDPLDDMGTPVEIIKLFGGKDAYLAALKDLETQLYASAS